The proteins below are encoded in one region of Effusibacillus dendaii:
- a CDS encoding ABC transporter substrate-binding protein: protein MKKEIFRKSLALVAAGSLLSISLLGCGKQQAASNPSSTDSSTIKIGAILPLTGDAAPLGDQSKKAIQLAVDEINEKGGIKSMNGAKLQVVWGDSQGNQQVAQSETSRLITQEKVALLTGAYQSGMTIPASQEAEKQKKIWFASVPSDDLITARGLKYVFRIADTSSMRVKTQIQFLNDMKKKSDLKSVALVYENSSWGQGVAKYWKEELPKNGYSIVVDEAYDRKATDLTPVVTKVKNANPDVVLMVSYVQDGTLLAKGFKQQQVKPKVFLATSGGTADPQFLKNAGEDAVNWLDVSAWEPDVNRPGSKELDKKFVDKFGVHPSGEQIKEYAGIYTIADALERAKSTDSDKLREALKATNITSGPTTIYTKTMHFDDTQTLPDPSLVIAQFQKINGKIERVTVYPEADARQGATLVFPYKAE, encoded by the coding sequence GTGAAGAAAGAGATTTTCAGAAAATCACTGGCTTTGGTGGCTGCAGGTTCGCTGCTGTCAATCAGTTTGCTTGGTTGCGGCAAGCAGCAAGCTGCGAGCAACCCAAGCTCCACCGATTCCAGCACGATCAAAATCGGTGCCATTCTCCCGCTAACCGGTGACGCAGCACCACTCGGCGACCAATCCAAAAAAGCAATACAACTTGCGGTCGACGAGATTAATGAAAAAGGCGGCATCAAAAGCATGAATGGGGCAAAACTCCAGGTCGTGTGGGGAGACTCGCAAGGCAATCAGCAAGTCGCGCAATCGGAAACTTCCCGTCTGATTACGCAAGAAAAGGTGGCATTGCTGACCGGGGCTTACCAATCGGGCATGACCATCCCTGCCAGCCAAGAAGCGGAAAAGCAGAAGAAAATTTGGTTTGCGAGTGTACCATCTGACGATTTGATCACCGCACGCGGACTCAAATATGTGTTCCGGATTGCGGATACATCGTCGATGCGTGTAAAAACTCAAATTCAATTTTTAAACGACATGAAGAAAAAGTCAGATCTGAAATCGGTTGCTCTCGTATACGAAAACTCATCCTGGGGACAAGGTGTGGCGAAGTACTGGAAAGAAGAACTTCCTAAGAACGGTTACAGCATCGTGGTGGATGAAGCGTACGACCGGAAAGCGACTGATTTGACGCCGGTTGTAACTAAAGTGAAGAATGCAAATCCGGACGTGGTATTGATGGTTTCGTATGTGCAAGACGGAACTCTCTTAGCAAAGGGCTTTAAGCAACAGCAAGTAAAGCCGAAGGTGTTTCTTGCGACTTCGGGTGGTACAGCGGATCCACAATTCCTGAAGAACGCTGGGGAAGATGCTGTAAACTGGCTTGACGTTTCCGCTTGGGAACCGGATGTGAACCGTCCAGGCAGCAAAGAACTGGACAAGAAGTTTGTTGATAAGTTTGGGGTGCATCCATCCGGCGAACAGATTAAGGAATACGCGGGTATTTACACGATCGCAGACGCTTTGGAGCGTGCCAAGTCTACAGACAGCGACAAACTGAGGGAAGCGTTGAAAGCAACCAATATTACATCCGGCCCAACAACGATCTATACAAAGACAATGCATTTTGACGACACGCAAACTTTACCGGATCCGTCACTTGTTATCGCGCAATTCCAGAAAATCAATGGCAAAATTGAGCGTGTAACGGTATATCCGGAAGCCGACGCCCGTCAAGGTGCAACTCTTGTATTCCCGTATAAAGCTGAATAA
- a CDS encoding LacI family DNA-binding transcriptional regulator yields the protein MVSSRDVAKMAGVSQATVSRVLNNPESVKPDTRKKVLRAIDELGYQPNLIARSLVTNSTRTIALISGTLSNGFFVETTNSIVALATNRGYKTMVYFEGAMALRDIFDSIRGNQVDGILLSSIKLDDPVFEEIERSGIPYMLFNRRPRSGGNYVVFDNCMSGELITHHLLQLGHRRIAFISGETNISTFLERKIGVEKALNEAGLSLEPDLFHVCDTSSSEVEKITLKLMHMSNPPTAILCATDAMAFSCMDAVLSLGLRIPEDVSLAGIDDIRMASHHAIQLTSIGHHKFRMGEIAAENLIEMIEQGVDPDHPRQIILQPELVVRKTTGPKR from the coding sequence ATGGTATCTTCCAGAGACGTTGCAAAAATGGCCGGTGTGTCTCAAGCGACAGTTTCGCGAGTGCTGAATAATCCGGAGAGCGTTAAACCGGATACACGAAAGAAAGTATTGCGTGCTATTGATGAACTGGGTTATCAACCGAATCTGATTGCTCGCAGTCTCGTAACCAATAGTACGCGTACGATCGCTCTTATATCCGGTACGCTTAGCAACGGCTTCTTCGTGGAAACAACCAATTCGATTGTAGCGTTGGCAACAAACCGCGGATATAAAACAATGGTTTACTTTGAGGGTGCAATGGCGTTGCGGGATATTTTCGATTCCATCAGGGGGAATCAGGTAGATGGCATTCTGCTGTCGTCGATTAAGCTGGACGACCCCGTGTTTGAGGAAATTGAGCGGTCTGGAATCCCCTATATGCTGTTTAACAGACGCCCTCGAAGCGGTGGCAACTATGTAGTGTTTGACAATTGTATGTCGGGAGAATTGATTACCCACCATCTTCTCCAGTTAGGACATCGGAGAATCGCCTTCATTTCGGGAGAAACAAATATTTCAACTTTTCTTGAACGTAAAATTGGGGTTGAAAAAGCGTTGAACGAAGCGGGACTTTCTCTGGAACCGGATTTGTTCCACGTTTGTGATACAAGTTCATCCGAAGTCGAAAAAATTACGTTGAAGCTCATGCATATGAGCAACCCGCCTACTGCAATTCTTTGCGCGACGGACGCAATGGCGTTTTCCTGCATGGATGCAGTGCTTTCACTGGGATTGCGAATACCGGAGGATGTGAGTCTTGCGGGAATCGATGACATTCGGATGGCTTCCCATCACGCCATCCAGTTAACAAGTATCGGTCACCATAAATTCAGGATGGGTGAAATCGCGGCCGAAAATCTCATTGAGATGATTGAGCAGGGTGTTGACCCGGACCATCCGAGACAAATTATTCTTCAACCTGAACTGGTCGTTCGTAAAACTACCGGTCCAAAGAGATGA
- a CDS encoding ParM/StbA family protein — protein MSKHKLIVMGIDHGNGYYKGYSNEAIELILPSGFLTKESVKREDSTGVGDVNYNEFESSLYARELYVWGNEVNKVKGKYLSTYTSEDRYTQKYYKLLSQFGLASLIREKEGTFEVLVVTGCPSWEKGTKREEKLAQVFKGQHTIQMNGREKIINVKECKVLPQPIGSILDLYMDEEGNVDRDEIGTSYIGIIDIGYGTTDCDGIDSLKAIPDDRITIPVGVYDIYQRLSDYINSVNPDAYATPRRVEMQFESDVYYSSKRLSIPIKEVKERIVRETAEYIINELQTRWRNRSKFDMIILTGGGAKLIRPWVQKFISDIHLIEDYQISNVRGFYKFGLLLSNDYEAEDYPQKQVLQARR, from the coding sequence ATGAGCAAACACAAACTGATTGTTATGGGAATCGACCATGGGAACGGATATTACAAGGGATATAGTAACGAAGCAATAGAATTGATCCTGCCGAGTGGATTTCTTACGAAAGAGAGTGTGAAAAGGGAAGATTCAACGGGAGTAGGTGATGTGAACTATAATGAGTTTGAGTCAAGTTTATACGCAAGAGAACTTTATGTGTGGGGAAACGAGGTGAATAAAGTGAAAGGGAAGTACCTTTCCACCTATACAAGCGAAGACAGATATACTCAGAAGTATTACAAGTTATTAAGTCAGTTTGGGTTGGCAAGCCTTATCAGAGAAAAAGAAGGGACGTTCGAGGTTCTTGTGGTCACCGGTTGCCCCTCATGGGAAAAAGGAACTAAGCGGGAAGAAAAACTTGCCCAAGTTTTCAAAGGTCAACACACGATCCAAATGAATGGCAGGGAAAAAATTATTAACGTCAAAGAATGCAAAGTTTTGCCTCAACCAATTGGAAGTATCCTGGATTTATATATGGATGAAGAGGGAAATGTCGACAGAGATGAAATCGGAACATCTTATATTGGCATTATAGATATCGGATATGGTACGACAGATTGTGATGGAATCGATTCTTTAAAAGCCATCCCCGACGATCGTATTACCATTCCTGTAGGCGTTTATGACATTTATCAGCGTCTTTCTGATTACATTAATTCCGTAAACCCTGATGCCTATGCAACCCCCCGAAGGGTAGAGATGCAATTTGAAAGTGATGTTTACTATTCTTCAAAACGTCTTTCTATACCTATCAAAGAAGTGAAGGAAAGAATTGTCCGCGAAACAGCAGAATACATCATCAATGAACTTCAAACACGTTGGAGAAATAGAAGCAAGTTTGACATGATCATATTAACAGGTGGCGGAGCAAAATTAATAAGACCTTGGGTCCAAAAATTCATAAGTGACATCCATCTAATTGAAGATTATCAAATATCAAACGTCAGGGGTTTCTATAAATTCGGATTATTGCTTTCAAATGACTATGAGGCAGAGGATTACCCCCAAAAGCAGGTTTTACAAGCTAGGAGATGA
- a CDS encoding TIGR01777 family oxidoreductase, whose product MDILIFGGSGFVGQHLAKYLEKMGYQVWVASRRQQEVRYGKNVVYTLGQILPLLENREQEYGVINLAGQSINSGSWTAARKKEILESRIHVTQGITEAIMQVNRKPQVLINASAIGFYGYSDEKTFTEEDAKGTGFLAEVTQQWEETAKRAKSHTRVVLARLGVVLGRDGGALPRMATPYSFYLGGRVGTGKQWMSWVHIDDVCGIFHHCIGRDTIEGPVNVTAPVPERMDRFGKAIGDVLHKPHWIPVPSFALQLLLGEMSEIVLQGQRVLPEKMLGSGYSFQYGTVSSALQDLLK is encoded by the coding sequence ATGGACATTCTCATTTTTGGCGGATCCGGTTTTGTCGGTCAGCATTTGGCTAAGTATTTGGAAAAAATGGGGTACCAGGTTTGGGTTGCTTCGAGAAGGCAGCAGGAAGTTCGTTATGGAAAAAATGTGGTGTATACGCTTGGGCAGATTTTACCCCTTTTGGAAAATAGGGAGCAGGAGTATGGTGTGATTAACTTGGCAGGACAATCGATCAACTCAGGCAGCTGGACGGCGGCAAGAAAAAAAGAAATTCTGGAGTCACGCATACATGTAACGCAAGGCATAACAGAGGCGATCATGCAAGTGAACAGAAAACCCCAGGTTCTGATCAACGCCTCCGCCATCGGATTTTATGGCTATTCTGATGAAAAAACATTCACCGAAGAGGATGCAAAGGGAACAGGTTTTCTGGCCGAAGTCACACAGCAATGGGAAGAGACGGCCAAGCGGGCAAAGAGCCATACCCGCGTTGTCCTTGCCCGCTTGGGAGTGGTACTAGGGCGAGATGGCGGAGCCCTTCCTCGAATGGCGACACCTTATTCATTTTATTTAGGAGGGAGGGTAGGAACCGGGAAGCAGTGGATGTCATGGGTTCACATCGATGATGTATGCGGGATTTTCCATCACTGTATCGGTCGGGATACAATTGAGGGTCCAGTCAATGTTACAGCGCCTGTACCTGAGAGAATGGACCGGTTTGGAAAGGCGATTGGCGATGTATTGCATAAGCCGCACTGGATTCCGGTCCCTTCGTTTGCGTTGCAATTGTTGCTGGGGGAAATGTCGGAAATCGTTTTGCAGGGACAAAGGGTACTGCCAGAGAAAATGCTGGGCAGCGGCTATTCTTTTCAGTACGGGACAGTATCCTCGGCTTTACAGGATTTATTAAAATGA
- a CDS encoding cyclase family protein: MKVVDLTVQLYDGLTSYPTHPKFVAMDHITHDFSKPRYIPPCEGYASKIFIMSDHGGTHMDAPYHFFKEGLTIDQIPLEASMGQAVLIDVSDKEPEQPVTRNMVEEAVRKNQLEVREGDIVLFRCWPGEWNGPGFHDCKSLDASVGDWIVEKKLKAIGLDLPNADINENMQRSVHLALLSRNILIIENLTNLQNLSKKRFYFIGTPLNLRGMTGSPIRAIAIEEW, translated from the coding sequence ATGAAAGTTGTCGATTTGACGGTTCAGTTATACGATGGGTTAACTTCCTATCCCACACATCCCAAATTTGTGGCGATGGATCATATCACGCACGATTTTTCAAAACCGCGATACATTCCGCCTTGCGAGGGGTATGCCAGCAAAATTTTTATCATGTCTGACCACGGCGGCACACACATGGATGCTCCCTACCATTTTTTTAAGGAAGGATTGACGATTGACCAGATTCCGCTGGAAGCCAGCATGGGACAGGCGGTGCTGATCGACGTGTCGGATAAAGAACCGGAGCAGCCTGTAACCCGAAATATGGTAGAGGAAGCAGTCCGGAAAAATCAACTGGAAGTGCGGGAAGGAGATATAGTGTTGTTTCGTTGCTGGCCGGGGGAGTGGAATGGTCCCGGATTTCACGATTGCAAGTCACTTGACGCTTCCGTAGGAGACTGGATCGTGGAAAAGAAATTGAAGGCGATCGGTTTGGATTTACCGAATGCCGATATAAACGAAAACATGCAGCGGTCCGTTCATCTCGCGCTGCTGAGCCGCAATATCCTGATTATCGAAAACCTTACCAATCTGCAGAATCTTTCGAAAAAACGGTTTTACTTTATCGGTACACCGCTCAATTTGCGGGGAATGACCGGTTCGCCGATCCGGGCGATTGCGATCGAAGAGTGGTGA
- a CDS encoding DUF342 domain-containing protein — translation MDLVQNDFFKITVQEQDELFITVFRSGFEAQKLGAILEQYPRMKITDFKSLGTALKEATEAPVKIGVLRAPIEVTLSKDQMDASIKLYLSEEELLSQYDFVRSEILAILEAHQITEGILPDALDRLQAKQDLVIARGIPPVHGEDAQISYVQLSEKRPTLLSDGRANFYELNFIDRVEKDGWLGEKIPPTAGTPGRTVTGQPLPPKPGKDKPLLYDKNSVYESHEDGKVVLRAAREGAIHFENGKVSVIEHIIIDGDVGPATGNIKYSGCVTVKGTVHDGYSVVADKDISILGEIGIGAVDRIVSLSGSVLIKGGIFGRNKAFVQAKKDVIVKHANDCIIKADEHIYVGLYTIGSQLFAKSIILDQQRGKIIGGETHAEVKVVTAYLGNELERTTPVRIEGFNRADILRQIDQLLEEYKSTLILQEKIQRELAVYETVLNRLSDDQLQEVHFFKQRQEELADKLYAMEETRQALLTFLQSKGEGEVSILKKAFPKTVLQIKHTQKRIDKITSGTFYVLDYELLYE, via the coding sequence GTGGATCTTGTACAAAACGATTTTTTTAAAATAACCGTTCAGGAACAGGACGAATTGTTCATAACTGTTTTTCGCAGCGGATTTGAGGCACAAAAACTCGGTGCCATCCTGGAGCAATATCCCCGCATGAAAATCACCGATTTCAAGTCGCTTGGCACTGCCCTCAAAGAAGCGACTGAAGCACCTGTGAAAATCGGCGTCCTTCGCGCCCCGATTGAAGTCACCTTGTCAAAAGATCAGATGGACGCCAGCATCAAACTCTATCTGTCGGAGGAAGAACTGCTTTCCCAATATGACTTTGTTCGCTCGGAGATTCTTGCAATTTTGGAAGCGCATCAAATTACGGAAGGAATTTTACCGGATGCGTTAGACCGCTTGCAGGCCAAGCAGGATTTGGTGATTGCCCGCGGCATCCCTCCCGTTCACGGGGAAGATGCACAAATCTCGTATGTGCAATTGTCTGAAAAAAGACCGACTCTCTTAAGCGATGGCAGGGCCAATTTTTATGAGTTGAATTTTATTGACCGGGTGGAAAAAGACGGCTGGCTGGGAGAGAAGATTCCGCCGACCGCAGGCACACCAGGGCGAACTGTAACCGGACAGCCGCTGCCTCCCAAACCGGGCAAGGATAAACCTCTCTTGTATGACAAAAACTCGGTGTACGAATCGCATGAAGACGGAAAAGTGGTTCTGCGCGCCGCCCGGGAAGGCGCTATTCATTTTGAGAACGGAAAAGTATCCGTCATCGAACACATTATCATCGATGGCGACGTGGGCCCTGCAACCGGCAACATTAAATACAGCGGTTGTGTAACTGTAAAGGGGACGGTGCATGACGGATACAGCGTTGTCGCCGACAAGGACATTTCGATTCTCGGCGAAATCGGGATCGGAGCGGTTGACAGAATTGTCTCCTTATCAGGCAGCGTCTTGATAAAAGGCGGTATTTTCGGTCGCAATAAAGCGTTTGTGCAAGCGAAAAAAGATGTCATCGTGAAGCATGCAAACGATTGCATCATAAAGGCAGACGAACATATCTATGTTGGCCTGTACACGATCGGCAGCCAGTTGTTTGCCAAGAGTATCATCCTGGATCAACAGCGTGGGAAAATCATCGGGGGCGAAACGCACGCCGAAGTGAAAGTAGTAACCGCATACCTCGGCAACGAGCTGGAACGGACAACTCCCGTTCGCATTGAAGGATTTAACCGGGCAGACATTCTTCGCCAGATAGATCAACTGTTAGAGGAATACAAATCCACATTGATACTGCAAGAAAAAATTCAGCGGGAGCTGGCTGTGTACGAGACCGTGTTAAACCGTTTAAGCGACGATCAGCTGCAGGAGGTTCATTTTTTCAAACAGAGGCAGGAAGAGTTGGCAGACAAACTGTACGCTATGGAGGAAACGCGGCAGGCTCTCCTGACATTTCTGCAATCAAAAGGGGAGGGTGAGGTCTCCATCCTGAAAAAAGCGTTCCCGAAAACGGTTCTGCAAATCAAACATACGCAGAAACGAATCGATAAGATTACTTCCGGGACATTTTACGTGCTTGATTATGAATTATTATATGAATAG
- a CDS encoding GAF domain-containing protein encodes MSNIASKLFRYEALLNAIEVFTQKFSLDQICNFAFEFTNEVLTLHASMLFVKQGDDFVSVRQKLYPFENYRIENSERLERIATFHGKSIRNRFELFFAPKDIDYLTIRFVIPLIIHDTLYGFIISDGKILGELDDDDYDVANKLMSLVNHSLENSKQFADLQAKNQLLDQTNFNLFMINQSTKALLSEVTLDKLYANAIDVFSEVSRSAVTSLGIYDEWSDTIKIRGYRDVFSHSKQYAELQLHKQIDSGHKIVLSMEHDQDIIQSIFVNWQQFAVLRAKYIVLIVKDRVIGFVTLSESVDHHDYDESYFQLIESLASATYIAVNNALLFDEISAQKKTLEQKYNTLNNLNKLVNTINHCDNQEEICYLTLRTLHLSFGIKKAFICFKKNGFYLIEHAIGAELHQERFVLSDPWQKTFDGDTVFEYTTASAHDFFNDAELVESFGNTNCIVISPLLFHNPSAYPGQEPEGFLVILETKDILKEEEVLLIDTIAKNISPILRQIKLTDAVKERYVEDVSKKFLAILAEKIRNREQYQIEFYLYYRKIERNPFQAIDPNTYPGLETYFINPYLFVLTYEPLADPQFKEIPRIQTALDLLQYPFI; translated from the coding sequence ATGTCTAACATTGCCAGCAAGTTATTCCGCTATGAAGCGCTGCTGAATGCAATTGAAGTGTTCACACAGAAATTCAGCCTGGATCAGATTTGCAACTTTGCATTTGAGTTTACGAACGAAGTGCTGACCCTGCATGCTTCGATGTTGTTTGTCAAACAGGGAGATGATTTCGTTTCGGTACGGCAAAAACTGTATCCATTCGAAAATTACCGGATTGAAAATTCGGAGCGGTTGGAACGGATCGCCACTTTTCACGGAAAGAGCATTCGAAATCGCTTCGAGCTGTTTTTTGCCCCGAAAGATATTGACTATCTGACCATCCGATTTGTAATTCCCCTGATTATTCACGACACCCTCTACGGGTTTATCATTTCGGACGGTAAAATCTTAGGCGAGCTTGACGATGACGACTATGATGTTGCCAACAAATTGATGTCACTTGTCAACCATTCTCTTGAAAACAGTAAGCAATTTGCCGATTTGCAGGCGAAAAATCAGCTTCTCGACCAGACCAATTTTAATTTGTTCATGATTAACCAAAGTACAAAAGCGCTGCTGTCAGAAGTGACTTTGGACAAGCTGTATGCAAATGCGATCGATGTATTTAGCGAAGTGTCCCGCAGCGCGGTGACCTCTCTCGGTATTTATGATGAGTGGAGCGACACGATTAAAATCCGGGGCTACCGCGATGTGTTTTCACACAGCAAACAATATGCTGAACTGCAGCTTCACAAGCAAATCGATTCGGGTCACAAAATCGTGCTGTCGATGGAGCATGATCAAGACATCATTCAATCGATTTTTGTAAATTGGCAGCAATTTGCCGTTTTACGGGCCAAATATATCGTTCTGATCGTAAAAGACCGGGTGATTGGCTTTGTCACGTTAAGCGAGTCGGTCGATCATCATGATTATGACGAATCCTATTTTCAACTTATTGAATCGCTCGCTTCCGCCACCTATATTGCGGTCAATAACGCCTTACTGTTCGACGAAATTTCGGCGCAAAAAAAGACGCTTGAACAAAAATACAACACGCTGAACAATCTCAACAAACTGGTGAATACCATTAATCATTGCGACAATCAGGAGGAAATTTGCTATTTAACGCTGCGCACGCTGCATCTGTCATTTGGCATCAAAAAAGCGTTTATCTGTTTCAAGAAAAACGGATTTTATTTGATTGAGCATGCGATTGGCGCGGAGCTTCACCAGGAGAGGTTTGTTCTAAGCGACCCCTGGCAAAAAACGTTTGACGGAGATACGGTTTTTGAATATACAACGGCAAGCGCCCACGATTTTTTTAATGATGCGGAGCTTGTTGAGTCGTTCGGCAATACGAACTGTATCGTGATTTCACCGCTTCTGTTCCACAACCCATCCGCGTATCCCGGACAGGAGCCGGAAGGATTTCTCGTCATTCTGGAAACGAAAGACATCCTAAAGGAAGAAGAGGTTCTGCTGATTGACACGATCGCTAAAAACATCTCACCGATTTTGCGGCAGATCAAGCTGACAGACGCGGTAAAAGAGCGTTACGTGGAAGATGTCAGCAAAAAGTTTCTCGCTATACTGGCCGAAAAAATCAGGAACAGAGAACAATATCAGATCGAATTTTATCTGTATTATCGCAAAATAGAGCGAAACCCCTTTCAAGCAATCGATCCGAATACCTATCCTGGGCTGGAAACCTATTTCATCAATCCGTACCTGTTTGTGCTTACATATGAACCGCTTGCAGACCCACAGTTTAAAGAAATCCCCAGAATTCAAACCGCTTTGGATCTGCTTCAGTATCCTTTTATCTGA
- a CDS encoding peptidoglycan D,D-transpeptidase FtsI family protein, with amino-acid sequence MSTQHSVQKRLLLILSLFSIGLVALLGRLFYIQIWARHDMQGHDLVATSVEQRKETWVIDSGRGDILDRNGKSLTGSRIRGVLVMPLWTGDPDRQKLKQLADILQTDLQTLQQNLAMIDRPALLRLPDKKGSRKPVELTDSQAASIEKLHLPGIYPKEVKIRYDENSLARHLIGFVGLDPQLAESAFGGKYPSNEQIGKMGLEYLFQNELRGLGKRKEISYFIGADKQPINGLGIQMKEEENHALSVKTTLDYNVQKTAEAAMDQYGLTNGSVVVMDAASEEILAMASRPQFDQDAPLKQNEYPVNKALEADFPGSVFKTVIAAAALEKGIVHADDVFNCPGYIEIGDGRLNCWTTHGKITAEQGFAESCNVVFSTLAMKLGRQTIEEYADKFGLGKPPLQKIDGKPQVDREDAGQIFAKPETSDRLLANTGIGQEDVRLSPLQVAHMMAVVSQGGLSREPRLLKEWRTSPDNELYKTLPAPAKPTQVIKPETARELQRWMREVVSEPKGTAHLLNSAKMPVAGKTGTAQTGKENAYHYWFSGYAPADHPKYVIVVMAKDVETENGSQMVQNVTRQIVDSLP; translated from the coding sequence ATGTCGACGCAGCACTCGGTGCAAAAGCGGCTGTTACTGATTTTATCGCTTTTTTCAATCGGGTTGGTCGCCCTGCTGGGGCGGCTTTTTTATATTCAGATTTGGGCACGGCACGACATGCAGGGGCATGATCTGGTGGCCACTTCTGTCGAACAGCGGAAAGAAACATGGGTGATCGATTCCGGACGCGGCGATATTTTGGATCGGAACGGCAAATCGTTGACAGGCTCCCGCATTCGCGGCGTGTTGGTGATGCCGCTTTGGACAGGTGACCCGGATAGGCAGAAATTAAAACAACTGGCTGATATTCTGCAGACCGATCTGCAGACGCTTCAGCAGAATCTGGCGATGATTGACCGTCCGGCATTGCTTAGATTGCCGGACAAGAAAGGCAGTCGAAAACCGGTCGAACTGACCGACAGTCAGGCGGCATCAATTGAAAAACTGCATCTGCCCGGCATTTATCCGAAGGAAGTCAAAATTCGCTACGACGAAAATTCGCTTGCCAGGCATTTGATTGGTTTTGTCGGCCTTGATCCGCAGTTAGCGGAAAGCGCATTTGGCGGCAAATACCCGTCTAATGAACAGATCGGAAAAATGGGCCTCGAGTATCTGTTCCAGAATGAACTGCGGGGACTCGGAAAACGTAAGGAAATCTCCTACTTCATCGGCGCGGACAAGCAGCCCATCAATGGACTCGGCATTCAAATGAAAGAAGAAGAAAATCATGCGCTGTCTGTCAAGACGACATTGGATTACAATGTACAGAAAACGGCAGAAGCAGCCATGGATCAATATGGGTTAACAAACGGGTCGGTCGTTGTAATGGATGCGGCAAGCGAAGAGATTTTGGCGATGGCCAGCCGACCGCAGTTTGATCAGGATGCACCGCTCAAGCAAAATGAATATCCGGTCAATAAAGCGTTGGAAGCGGATTTTCCAGGTTCCGTGTTCAAGACAGTGATTGCGGCCGCCGCGTTGGAAAAAGGGATCGTGCATGCAGACGATGTGTTCAATTGTCCCGGTTATATCGAGATTGGCGACGGACGGCTTAACTGTTGGACCACGCACGGCAAAATCACGGCTGAACAGGGATTTGCAGAATCGTGCAATGTGGTGTTTTCGACGCTTGCGATGAAATTGGGCAGACAGACGATCGAAGAATATGCGGACAAGTTTGGACTGGGAAAGCCGCCGCTGCAAAAAATCGATGGAAAACCGCAGGTTGACCGGGAAGATGCCGGGCAGATTTTTGCCAAACCGGAAACGTCCGACCGTCTGCTTGCCAATACGGGTATCGGACAGGAGGATGTTCGCCTGTCGCCTTTACAGGTGGCGCATATGATGGCGGTTGTCAGTCAAGGTGGGCTGTCACGCGAACCGCGCCTGTTAAAAGAATGGCGGACCAGTCCGGATAACGAATTGTACAAAACTCTCCCTGCTCCCGCGAAGCCAACCCAGGTCATAAAACCGGAAACGGCGCGTGAACTGCAGCGCTGGATGCGGGAAGTGGTAAGTGAACCGAAAGGAACGGCTCACCTGTTAAATTCCGCCAAAATGCCAGTCGCGGGGAAAACAGGCACCGCCCAGACCGGCAAGGAGAATGCCTATCATTACTGGTTCTCCGGTTACGCACCGGCAGACCACCCGAAATATGTCATTGTCGTAATGGCCAAAGATGTGGAAACGGAAAACGGCAGTCAAATGGTGCAAAATGTGACACGGCAAATTGTTGATTCCCTGCCATAA
- a CDS encoding O-methyltransferase encodes MDNQLTSYIRELVPPRDQLLRAMEQRAEELYIPILDLETAQFLRVTLQQLQPKRILEIGSAIGYSGIWMARSCTASIVTIERDAERAEEARQNIAKAGLLARIELLEGDAFELLSSVQGPFDVVFLDAAKGQYPNFLELVLPLLRSGGTLFSDNVFFQGLVAGPEHVKHKLRTIVMRLREYNRLIADHPLLETAFVPLGDGLAVSVKKQ; translated from the coding sequence ATGGACAACCAGTTGACCAGTTACATACGGGAATTGGTCCCGCCCCGGGATCAACTTTTGCGTGCGATGGAACAGCGTGCGGAAGAACTGTATATTCCGATTCTCGATCTGGAAACCGCCCAGTTTTTACGGGTTACGCTGCAACAGCTGCAGCCGAAGCGGATTTTGGAGATCGGTTCGGCTATCGGCTATTCGGGGATCTGGATGGCACGCTCCTGCACCGCATCGATTGTTACCATCGAACGGGATGCGGAGCGGGCGGAAGAAGCGCGGCAAAATATTGCGAAAGCAGGACTCCTGGCGCGGATTGAACTGTTGGAGGGAGACGCTTTTGAGCTGCTTTCGTCTGTACAAGGGCCGTTTGATGTTGTGTTTCTGGATGCAGCCAAAGGGCAGTATCCTAACTTTTTGGAACTGGTGCTGCCTCTGCTTCGTTCAGGCGGCACGCTGTTCAGTGACAACGTGTTTTTTCAGGGGTTAGTGGCTGGACCGGAACATGTGAAACATAAGCTGCGAACGATCGTCATGCGGCTGCGGGAGTACAATCGGTTGATCGCCGATCATCCGTTGTTGGAAACGGCATTTGTACCGCTTGGCGACGGGTTGGCTGTGTCGGTGAAGAAACAGTAG